CGAAGGCAATCGAGAAGCGGGGACAGGGAATGCATCACATCGCATACTCTGTTGACAGCGCATCCGGTGAAGTAGATTCGTTGAAGCGCAAGGGTATAAAAATGATAGATAACACCCCTCGGAAGGGAGCGGGAGGAACGGAAATAGCGTTCATCCACCCCGCTGCAAGCGGGAAAGTCCTTACTGAATTATGTGAACATCCGAAAGCTGAAAAGGAAAACTGACAATGAGTTCTCTGGAAAAAGCAGATAAACTCCGCGCTCTGAGAGAAA
The genomic region above belongs to Candidatus Aegiribacteria sp. and contains:
- the mce gene encoding methylmalonyl-CoA epimerase, with product MSIKGIDHIGIAVENLEASIPFYRDSLGLKFLGIEEVPSQKVRVGMFSVGESRIELLEPTSEDSPIAKAIEKRGQGMHHIAYSVDSASGEVDSLKRKGIKMIDNTPRKGAGGTEIAFIHPAASGKVLTELCEHPKAEKEN